The sequence CAAAGTCTTTTTCCTACTTGGACAGGTCATCTCTCTTTATTCTAATAGCTTTCTCGACTATCTACTCTCGAAATTGAAGAGACACATACAACGATATCAGCTAGCCCTCATTTCAAAATAGCTGCAAAAGCCTGTATATGAATCCAATATATTTGTTCCCCTCCATCCAAGTCCTTTCAGTAGTTAGTAGTAGATAAAGCTTACAGCCTACCCTAATCCTATTCCTCTATCTATATTCTTGAGACCAGAGGCGGGCCACGATTTTTAGACTATGGGTTAtaaatcacaatttattttGCTAACCGAATTCCAGACagattatttatacatattaaatGACTTTTTAATACAATACAGAGTTTGAGCCTAGCTACTCGATGCTGCCAACCCGTAACCACAATGTTGTCTCTGCAAAGGCTTGAGATGGACCATGCTTTACCAAGTTAAATTAGGCAAAATTTCGATAACTCTCTGCCTAATTTAGCTTGGTAAAAAGGATATGATCATAAGTAAGTATAGAAGGGAAAGAAATGGAGTCTCAACCTGATCAGACCAGTGAATTCGACAAACAACTCGTACTGGCAACCAAAATACTCTTCTGCTTTCTCCCTTAGCCTCTCTACCACACACCCATAAAGCAAAAATCAAAGATTAagtaaaaattaacaaaaaaatcaactttgTACTGAAATTACCTGGTAAACAGAAACTACTACACTAAcaagtgtaatcccacaagtgaggtCTAAGGAGATTAGAGTATACACAAACCTTACCACTACCTTTGTGAGGCAAGTAAAAGGTTGATTCTCAAATAGTCTCTCAACTAATACTcactccgtttcaatttgtttatccTACTTTCCTTCTATCCGTTTCAGAAGATATgcttctttcttccttttttggGCAAATCTTTATTAACTTGCATGTTTAAAACCACAAAACAAAAAGGTATTTTGATATGTCTTTCATCTAAGACTACAAACATTCAAATTTTACTCCCTTAAACTCACTGTCAACTCAAAACatgacaaacaaattaaaaccgACAGAGTAGTTATTATCTCAAAGTCATACATTCATGATtccaaacaaagaaagagacTTCATAAGATAAATAAACTTTTAGTCGAGTAACCATATGAGAAATCAACTCGACAATAAACAGAAATTGACAATTAGATTTCAAGAATAGACAAATTGGAGCAAAAAGATTAAAGAAACCTCTGATTGGAATGATGGGCATGATGAAATGGGCACAATTAGTTGCAATAAGATGAGATAAAGTTGTAGAGAACACATTTGGCCTGTACCCTACTGTACAACAACTCTTGTGTATAAACTCTAACTCCTGCaattaacaaacaaaaacatcaaaaatcaCATACACTATgtaaaattatcaaaagaatgaatttctttttcttcaactttttactctttaaaGTTTGTAAATTAGGGAAATTGGACCTTGCAAAGATCTAGAGGAAGAAAGTTATGGAGAATGAGACGAGGGTGTTCACTATCTGCCATTATTGGAACTTCATCTACAGCTTATTTTAGGGCCACTTGTAAACCCCCCAAAACttgtattaaattatatatattttgttataatagtgtgaaataaataaatattaataaatatttctatataatataGTTGGGTAATTTATTTCGCTTTGCGTGGGCATAAATAATCTTcttaaatttttgaactattttttcaataatcgattattataagaataaaaaaaagtaaatttttgtaggtttCAAAGCATTTCAATGGAAATTAAATGATTTGACATTATCATAAATCTAAAGAATtgtaaataatgattaaaaatatctagatatcttttacataatttatcataatatatgttTGATAATGTAATTGTGTTGTTAAAACTAAGTGATGTTTTTATATAGAGATCAAACatattttctatctttttgtACATGAAAAAAGACAATAATTTTATGGTTAGAATAACTCtcgtgaaaaaaaaaataatgtaaaaattttGATAGTCAATATTAATTATAACTAAGTTAAGACAATTAAGAATATACTGGTACAACAACATAAATCTCTTTTTTAAAGAGAAAATCACCTGTTAGTGGCGATTTTACAGTCATTACCGGCGACAAAGGTTGCCACTAATACACAATTTTAGTGGCGACTTTTATGGGCATTAGCGGCGACAAATGTTGCTACTAAAACAAACTTTCAGTAGCGACTGCTATGGGCTTTAGGCGGCGACAATGTTGCCACTAAAACACAATTTTAGTAGCGACTCGTATAGGCCACTGAAACATACTTTCAGTAGCGACTCTTATGAGTATTACCGGCGACAAAGGTTGCCACTAAAACATACTTTCAGTGGCGACTCTTATGTGCATTAGCGGCGACAAAGGTTGCCACTAAAACAGCTTTCAGTGGCGATTCTTATGGGCATTGGCGGCGACAAAAGTTGCCACTAAAACACATTCACTGGCGAAGACAAAGGTTGCCCCCTAAGACACACTTTCAGTAGCGACTTTTAGGTTGCCACTAAAACACACTTTCAGGTGGAGACTCTTATAGGCATTGGCGGCAACAAACGTCGCCACTAAAGGACACCTTAAGTAGCGACTTTTATCGACATTAGCGGCGACAAGCACTTTCAGCGGCGACTCTTATAGGCATTGGCGACGACAAAGGTTGCCACTAAAACATACTTTCAGCAGCGACTTTTATGGTTATTAGCGGCGACAAAGGTTGCCACTAAAACAGACTTTCAGTGGTGATTCTTATCGGCATTGGCGGCAAAAGGTTGCCACTAAAGGACACCTTAAGTAGCGACTTTTATAGACATTAGCGAGCGACGAAGGTTGCCACTAAAACACACTTTTAGTGGCGACTCTTGTCGGCATTGCTGGCGACAAAGGTTGCCACTATAACACACTTTCACTAGCGACTTTTATGGTTATTAGCACGACAAAGGTTGCCACTAAAACACACTTTCAGTGGCGACTCTTATAGGCATTGGCGGCGACAAAAGGTCACTTTCAGTAGTGACTCTTATAGGCATTGGCGGCGACGAAAGTTGCCACTAAAATACACTTTAGTGGCGACTTTTATAAGCATTGGTGGCGACAAAGGTTGCCACCTATAAAAGTATTTGCCTCCGGGAGGAATCCTAGAATTCCGTCTGTTTTCTGGCCCTCCGTATCTAAAGAGAGATAGCTAAAGGGCGGGTTCCACAGTTAACTAAGAAGGCGATTGATTGGCTGAGCCAAAGCTTCATGCCCTTCTTGAATTGCAATCATTGAGTTATACTTAGCGACTTTTATAGGTATTGGCGGTGACAAAGGTTGCCACTAAAACACACTTTTAGTGACgataaagtcacaacttttttataaaaatcgtAACTATTTATTAAAGTCGttacttttcataaaagatataatttttCGTAAAAGTCGCAATTTTATAGAAATCACAATCTTTTATACAtaactttttatgaaaaagaaatgccaattttaaaaataaataaattaaaaatgaattttgatttgatgGCCGGGTTTgagaatttctttttatataattaaataaaataggcAGACACGTCAACTGCTGCCTGTTAGAGGTGTCTGAACTGTATATTaaatttgtagaaaaaataccttaaattaatttttgttaaaaaaagaaaaacacaactGCAAAACCTGATTGGAACTGATCGGAGCAGGCTTCATATTCAATATCAGGTTTGTTCTCTTTTatgattttagttttactttttactaattattttctttgttctaAACAAAAGATTAGATTTTTATCATGTGGGTGTGATCTAAATTGGCTAAAATTGTATTGGGATTTCTGTAAAAGTTTTATGGGATCAGTGTTATTGGTGATTTTTTTAGGTGATTTTGTGAAAAGATTAGATTTTTATCATCTGGGTGTTATCAAATTGGTTAAATTGTATTGGGGTTAATGTAAAAATTTATGGGATTGGAGTTATTGGGTGATTTTTTTAggtttggtggattttaaggtGATTTGTTGGTGAAAAGTGAAGCAGCCATAGTAGTGAATGTTGCACTAATCTTTTAGCACAGAGAATAAATCACCATGGATTCATACGAATCAACAAAAACAGTTAGGACCAAGGTTATAAGGAGATGATTCGTTTAGGATTTTTATCGAACTGTTCATCTGCACCTTAGACAACCCCTTTTAGTTCGTTTCAAACGCGAATAAATTCAACTTATTTCCACAATCTTCCCTAGAATCATGATACCGAAAGATGGGTTTCATCCTTCGCCTTGTTCTGGTTGTCACTGACGGTTTTTTCTAGAAGTCTTTGACCAGTGTAGTATGCTGCTGTTGTGAATGGTTCAGGGAATTTGTTGCTGCTTTTCAGCTTATGGCTTCTGGAGGTCGTCATCCATTTGCTTACAAcaaatgcatgaatattttcaATGAGGACTAGACACTAAGATCTTATTCATTCCTTGTCAAATGTTTACAGCCGACTTAATTTTTGGTCTACTCACTGGCAGTGTTGATTACTTCTATGTTTGGAGATGCTGAGCCTCCTGTCTCTTCGATATTTCTCCTTGTTTCATCTCTACTAGTTCTCACAGTTGGTTTAGGCGAACAACATCACATTGTCTAGTCCATCAAAGCTGTTGTGTTCTTAAATAATGGAGTGGGGATTTTCAATATTGGAGAAGGCAATGATATGCCAGCAAGAAagtcaatgcatgagaaaatgATTGTCCCCTGTATTACTTTTTGGACTGACTCTTTATCTGTTCTATGGTACACTAATCTACTACCTTTCCATGAGGATATACTATCAGCTATTCTAGTGTACTCAACTTCTTTAAGAATCTGTTACATGGCCTTGAATTCGCACTAATTAATTGTTATACGGAATTCCGTTGAGGAGTTGGATCAACCATTTAACAGTAATCATCAACTAATGCTCTGCCTTGGAAAGCAGAAGCGAATATCTGTGTTGCATCTTAGTTACGAAACTGTTATCACACTACTCCCTAATGGATTTAGACAGAGAAGCATGTTTCACTTTACGAGAGTGATAGTTTTTCACTGTTGACATTTCTGCACTTGAACCTTCAGGACAAGGTTCGTATTCAGGAGGGTGGTATTGTTATGAACGGGCCAGGACCAGTATGGGCAAACCAGCTCAACACCGAATTAAGAGACTATGTTTGGGATCCGAGTTGATAAATATGACTTGTGGAGCAAATTAGACTTATGCAGATGGTTGAGAACCTAGTCCTCTCATCCCTTTGCCTTGAGTCTAAGCTTCTCATCTCCCTTCTAGTTATATTCTTCAATAGTTTCCTTGTGAGTTCCATTTTCCCATTTAACTTTGAGTGTAGTGATTATAATATTTGAGTGTTTCTATTGTGAAACTGGAGTTGTTACAgaaaatatgttgttgataatgCTTGCTTATCTGGTGAATGTAGATCTGATACGTTTCCTGTAACAATAAACAAATGGAGAGGAAGGGTGAGAAACAATTTAGATGGTGCAAACCAGTGGAATATTTGTGGTTGGAAAGATTCAAGCAACAAAACTAGAACACATCATCAGTTAGAAGAACATTGCTAGGTAGTAGGTTTtagttctttcatttttttcaatctgATCTTCTGTATCTGTACCGGATTTTAGTTGTTGGCTTTCATATAGTGCTCCATAATTTTGTTAGTTGGTTGCATCATCCAGTATTTTGTTAGTCCGGATTTGAAgtttttataactttttgaaAACTAATATGGAGGTCTTTGCTTTGTCTGTTTTCTTGCATTGGCTTTGACACTGACATAGAAAAGTAGTTTAATTCCAAAGGAATGATCATAATATCAACTAACATTGGACATCCATGTGGACATCCATGTAGGCCGTGAAGTTTCATGTTAACAATGCATTTGTTTGTGACTTTCTACACACTTGGCCTCTCGGccaaaaaatatttacagcCCCTAGCTGATGTACATAAATTATACACggcaactctctctctctctctctctctcacacacacacatatatatactgTGTAAAAATCCCTTTGTTGTTTTATAGATGTAGATCAATTTGGGATGGGGGCGGGGGTGAGAGAATAACACAGAAGCCATTTCTGTAATATTGTTAGCAAACTTTCTCCTTACAACCAAAGAATGCAAAATATTTCACTCACCTACCaacattgaaatttttttgccactcaccaaccaaacactggaaaataagtaagaaaacctcttattttccttcataccaaagaCACCCTGATAGTTAATTGAGTTGGCTTCTTAATGTTTCAGTCGTTGACTTCTATTATATGTTAATCAATGAAAAACTTTAGTCTCCTCTATTACTCACATCAAAGTAATGCATCGCTGCAGATCCAATGAAACATATCGTGAAGATTTTGGCGTTATTGCTTGCAGTAACTGCTGTTTGGATAGGCTTGTTGCAGACATCAACTATTCCGGAGAGCTATACCTGGCTGGTGAGCTCTATTGACTGACCATCTTTCTGTTACCTTTGGGCTTTGGCAAAGTTTCTTACTTTTCAGTGATTCTTAGTTTATTGCTATCGCTGTTGCAGTTGCCTCTATACCTCATTGTGTCCCTTGGTTGCTATGGTCTGTTAATGGTTGGTGTTGGTCTAATGAATTTTCCCACATGTCCTCAAGAGGCTCTTTTCTTACAGCAGGTACAGTTGCACTTTTCATTCAAGAAATATTGCAtacctatgttgctcggactcttcaaaaatgttgacGGGTTGGTGCAAGATCCTCCAGAAGTGGAGGAGGCTGGTTaacatttttggagaatccAAGCAATAGTTGCTTACTTTTCTGCTAGCTGACAAGGTTATTATTAGCCAAGATAGTGCCAGGGAAACAAGGGCTTCGGCTTCTTAGCATTTCATTGCGAATAAAAGGATCATATTATTGGAAAAAGGGTCCAGACAAGGATGATAAGAACATAACTAAATAATACATATCTTATCGTTGTTCATTTGCTGTTTCTTCTGTAGGATATTGTTGAAGCCAGggaattcttgaagaaaaaagGGGTAGACGTTGGTTCTGATTGAATGTTGTTTAAGTCGTGATCTCGGTTGTTCAACATATGGAGAAACACATACAGTGAAGATGAAAAACAGTCAGTAGTATGCTTCAAGTAGGAACATAACTGTCCTAATCTTCTAATGCCCCCATCTACGCCATTCGACAACTGACCCTACTCGAAcatgtttttacttttatttcttatataatactctaatatattctttttgagTTTTGTTTTGAGGTAGAACATGTACATCATGATCATGATGGAGGTACCTTTTGACCCATTAAGGCTTCAAGctagtagttgaagtcaagaccAAAGAGAACAAGAGCCATTGATTTTTCTTGACTCTGTTTTGGTTGTTTTACCAGTTTTTAATCTTCTATGTTTAGCATCCAGTGTATTTTCAAATACTTATTTGATTGAAATCCTTGAGTCGGGGGTCTATTGGAAACAGTCTCTCTACCACCTATGAGGTAGGGGTAAGATCCTCGTGGGACTACACCAAGTATGTCATCCTCGTTATGGTGGAGAGCCAAGTTATTGTGGGAGATGCCAATGTTTTAAGGAAGATATGAGTATACACATCGAATCTCTGACCTTGTCGTTTGGTTAAGCCCGTCTTATCTTCTCACTAGGtgatatatttcatttgttCAACTTAGGGTTGGGCAAAGTAACGGTTAAACCAATCACTCGAACCGATAATTGGGTTATTGGGTTGATTGTATGGGTATCATGTAAATTTTTTGACGAAGGGCCAGATGTTGATGTAGACAGTACCCTTATGCAAGCATTAGTTGTTAATTTCACGGCTTGAATTCATAATCGTATCGAAGCTTCAAGTAATTTTTCAAAGTATTGACTATCAATCTTTTTTATGTTCCCAAAGGCGACTATCAATCTTTTTTATGTTCCCAAAGGCGACTCTATTCTCAAAGCTTGAATTCAAGACCTCTTATAGAATAAAATGTCATTCCTAATGCTCGAATTCTAGACTTTAATAATATGGTCTTTAGATTTCCAGCAGTCACAATCAAAAACTTTGGATTTTTGCAGCCAACCATTTGACAAATGGTCCTCACAACATGACAAGAGAGGCCTAAAAAACTTATAATAAGACATCATGAGTAGCAACAAACATGCTTAAAGAACACacaaaagtataataaataatCTTTGTACTATTCATGCATTTATTAATGTGTCACAGAAAAAGTacacaaaatcaccaacaagttgaatttataaattaaaggcCCAAACAACAAAATACATCAACTAGAACATGGCTTGGGACCCCCATATAGGTATGACATATATACATACCCCCAACAATATATCCTTTTATATCCTCTATTCACATGTGAAAATAACAAAACCTCAAATGATCATATCATCATGTGACTATATAGAGAAAAACTTATGGAATTGggtcttttttcttttacataaaGGATACATCATCATCACCCTTCAACTTTGGTCTGCTCCGGCGATGTCGTTTCACGTGATGGTGGTGGGATCCTCCAAATGTAACGGGGTCAAAGGCTCGGAGTCGTTCGGCTTCCTTAGGATCGATCATGCACTCGGGAGGAGGGACCTTGTACCTGGTCTTGTCGTAGCAGTATGAATATTGCATTTGCTTCTTTCTGAAGTTCTCCATCTTTCGTCTTTGGTCAAGGGTGATATCGGTAGGGATCGTTGGAGTTTTTGGCGTAGTGTTGTCACATTTGGATGATAGTTCGATTGGATCAACTGCGCATCCGTGGAGTATGAAATCGGAGAACTCAGCGATATACGGGGCGTATTTGTAATTGACTTTGTATTTTCCACCATTTGTAGCCCAATTAGAACCATCCCATATTGTAGCTATCAAGGACATTGGCTTAGATGGGAAGTCCCCACCCATGGCTTTTGTCCTCTTGATCTCTCTTATGGGGACATTATCTACATAAAAGCTGCAACAAGATGCAAAACAACACAAATACAAACAAAACAGAATCAGGGAGGCATATTTGAAGAGTCCACAAAGTACATGAcagctatgttgctcggactctccaaaaatattGTAGCATCCGTGTCTGGTCCGTCCGGATATACACTAATTTTGGAGGATCAGACACACAATAGGCtgcatttttgaagagtccgcaCAATATTGCATTGCTAGCATAAAACAAACCCAATGCAATCCCACAAATGAGGTCTGAGAGACTAATGTATACGTAGACCTTACCCCCATTCCTCATTGACGTCGGCATCACATGAGCCTGACCAGCCCAAAAGGGCACGGCCAAGTCCTCGACGAGCACAACCATCATAATAGGGAATGTACCATCTTaagcaaaataataaaaagaaacaaacaaaagaTTCCCATAGTCCCATGCCAACAAAAGGGTATGTTAAGAAAGGCCTTGTCACTCATGTACATTCATTGACacaaaaaatcaatcaaaaatctTGTGACAACATATCAGAACAAAATTTCTAGTCACACATTGTTCTATTAATTTGATTCTTCAGCTTAactatgaaaaacaaataattcaaaaagtTTGGTAATAATTGTTGTacttattatacaaaattagtTAAAAACAGAAACATGTGCATCACAAAACACAGACATCTAAATGAACCTTTACTCATAAAGGAAACCATTTTAATAGCTGGATGTGAAAACTCATGGTATGACAAACAAAAAAGTTGTTATCTCTAAAAATGTTGTCGTACTCATACTCATACCCCCCTGTCAAATCCTCCAGAAATCCACTATGTTtcgagtccgagcaacataggttACAAACCACACCAGTGACCGAACCAGGATATTCACCAAGGGGATTCAAGCCAAGGGGGTTCAATATCtatgatatatgatgtaatTTTTCGACCTAGCTCCGCCCCGTAGACCATACATGATCAAAATGAGGAATGAAACATTAAAAGGGCAGAGATATTAACTTACATGATCAAATTCTCAGTCCAAAGGATACTGTATTGATGAAAATCTTCAGAAGGATCAAACCAAAGTCCATATCTTTCTTCTCTGCCAACATTTGTGCTACCATTCCCATAAATATTAGTCTGAATTCTCCAGTCTTTGCCTCTAATATTTCccaaaaactcaaaatcaatTTCATCATGGTTCTTCTCAAACATATCCCCATTAGACATCTGTCATCAACAAAATTTAGTAAAAGTTCAACAAAAAATCAAGATTTTAGTTTTCATTATTAACACAACTTGAAAATTACCAATTCCCATTAGATTGAAAAGAACAGAACTTTCACCTCTTGGAAGAAAAAGCTACTAATCTATTATTATAAACACAAAATTTCCATTAGATGATTAAAAACACATTCTTTAAAggtaaaaatgattttataaacTGAGGGAAAAGGtgatatatatacaaaaatcgATTAGCATGtaaaaaatcatcaagaatCCATATGGGcaaatgaaacaaaaagatCAAAACTTTCACTCATGGGAAGCAAAAACTTGTACTAAttaacataatgaaaaataaaacattggTTCATTTCATTAACATAACACAGACtgaaaattaactaattaaacacCATTGGGAGGttaaaaatccaatctttacacaagaaaattttacaaaataaattaacatatgAAAAAATCATCAAGAATCATATGGtagtggaaaaaaaaaacagaaaaaatcaaaactttcactcatgacaagtaaaaaacttctaatttatacaaaaaaaatcaattactGAGTTAATAATAACTTACATAAAATGCAACAACAACACCAGCTGTATAATCTGCAGGTAACTTAATAGAAGCACTaaaaaatccatgaaaataAAGGTCTTGAGACACAAATCCAGCCCCTGCAAAATACCTCATCCATtaaaaaaacaccaaaaaaacaataaataaataaattctccttaataaaacatattttttaacaaaccTGTTCTTTTATCAAGAGAAATATGAACTGATTTTCCATCTTTAAGGATCATAAGATTATTATCACCAAATAAATGAGAGTAGCCTTCATCAAAAGCTAAAATTGGCAGATTTCTTGAAAACCCAGAAACCAAAACAAGAATACaagacaaaaatatgaaaaagaacaTAGAATAGTtcaccatttttattttttattttttgggtattttcttttttctttacacCTTTTATCAGTTATGAACACCCAAAGattaattcttttttgttgtatttttctATAGAGTTGTAATGCATgagaagtgaaaaaaaaaataaagtctCATCAGTCTCCACAgaagagaggaagaagaagaagagaaaaatggacttattttgattgagaaaaaaaagacaCCAAAAAAAAGGGAAGAGTGGCTATATTTTATGGGGTGGTGAGACTTTTAGGTATGAGTTTTTgactcacaaaataaaaaaattagtaataaaaagaagtttgggattttgagtttttggtttaaaaaaaaagtatttttttgttagggagtatttttcttttaaatagaGTTAGTAACGAGTGTTTACGATAAGTTAATAGAtgcataattttatttaattatatggtGTCATCACTTgttcataaaaattttaatagtttagttgattaaaatttcaattattagataattttttctgtttaaattatcattatttatgtattaaaaacaCATTAGATTAAATAGATGGTGATATGAGggaaaaaaaacttataattgGTGATATCAACTTCAAAATATGTTCTAATATATAAATAGTGATAGTTTGGAATCTTTAGACATAAACTTctcttctaaaaaaaaaagaaagaaagagccccttttatagttttattagaTTCCTATGAAatgtatagtttttttttctggCTGTGAAAAATggattaattttcttttgttgattctctctttgttatttttaaaaattaagtggctataagaaaaagagatttttattaattttttttttaaaaaaatagaggcTAGAAGTTGGGGAAAAAGGAAAATTGATTCATCCTTTTTTTGGCTTTTACATTTTACAACTAAGATAAACAACTAGTGcaagcaattaattattctggaatttcttttatcttttgggTGTTGTATTTTCAAAAACACTAGggtaacaaattttaaaattaaaaagtgttttttttaattttataatagttggcaactgttttttttttctttttgagaaaataaggaaatttgtaataataagtctataaaataaaaactggTTTTAAAATGGACAACAAGAAAAGCATGAGAATATAGCCCATAGAATTTTGGAAGATGTAAAATTAGCACTAAAatgaaatgtatttttttttctccatccTTGTTTTGATAAATGGCAAGGAtagattcaaaattcaaaaaatttcaatttctataattatcttaaattaatataaaataataaatatttattaatatttgatgaatttatatttgtaaattaaataattctacTAATTTCACGTAAATATGTAATTGATGCTATATATTCGCCCCGCCAAATAAACCTcctaaataaagaaaaatgaaaaagaagttTAGTGAAatgaggagaaaaagaaaaggaaaattggGAAAAGGTAAACTTGGATTCtgcaaattaaattattagtaGCCTAACTTGGAGAACTTAAAAACAGAAATAaataactatttaattaaaatcacATGTTTTTTGCTGACTCATTAGATGTTTGTACCTCTAATTAAAATGATGTTAGGAGAATGTCTTTTGGCCTAATTTTAATAATGAGAAAAGAGTGGCATTTGACTAATTAAAGTTTTTCTCATTTGACTAATAACTACTTAAAATTAGTCATTATACTTGATTAAGTTCTTCATATTGTAAATCTTCTTGTGCCTAGTTCATTTTTGGTAGTTAACTCTCTTAATCACAT comes from Solanum pennellii chromosome 1, SPENNV200 and encodes:
- the LOC107009071 gene encoding probable xyloglucan endotransglucosylase/hydrolase protein 28, producing the protein MVNYSMFFFIFLSCILVLVSGFSRNLPILAFDEGYSHLFGDNNLMILKDGKSVHISLDKRTGAGFVSQDLYFHGFFSASIKLPADYTAGVVVAFYMSNGDMFEKNHDEIDFEFLGNIRGKDWRIQTNIYGNGSTNVGREERYGLWFDPSEDFHQYSILWTENLIIFYVDNVPIREIKRTKAMGGDFPSKPMSLIATIWDGSNWATNGGKYKVNYKYAPYIAEFSDFILHGCAVDPIELSSKCDNTTPKTPTIPTDITLDQRRKMENFRKKQMQYSYCYDKTRYKVPPPECMIDPKEAERLRAFDPVTFGGSHHHHVKRHRRSRPKLKGDDDVSFM
- the LOC107014174 gene encoding dolichol-phosphate mannose synthase subunit 3, with protein sequence MKHIVKILALLLAVTAVWIGLLQTSTIPESYTWLLPLYLIVSLGCYGLLMVGVGLMNFPTCPQEALFLQQDIVEAREFLKKKGVDVGSD